The window CAGCGTGTCCTGAGAGTAGCGGGGCAATGAGATCGCTAGAAGAACGTCGGCGGGCGTGATGGAGGCCAATCGATAGGCTGCGTTCTCGTTGCCTCCTTCCATACTGATTGCCTGCGCATCAGCAATGAAGGGAATCAGGTTGGAGGCGGCCAGTCCTGCCATGTACGCGCTGTTTCCAAAACCAAGGATGTAGATTTTGCGGGCCTGGATGAGGGCACTGACAAAGGCTTCGAACATCTCTGAAGGATTGTTGGTGTTAGTCGTGCTCAGGTTGCTGGTTGCGATTTGAAGTTGTTCGGTCAAGCCGAATTCGCCCGAGGGTCGATGGGCCATCTCATTGCGCAATTTGTCGACAGGAGAAACCATGTCCTGCAAGGTCGCAACCAGTTCGACCTTCAATTGCGTGTAGCCCTTCAGGCCTATGGCGCGCGCGAGCCGATTGACCGCTGCCGGTGAAGTCAACGACTCCTGGGCCAGCTCCTCGATTGTCAGGGTCGCGGCCTTCAGTGGATGACGCAGGATAAAGTCAGCCACCTTGCGCAGAGAAGGTTGCAAATCCGGTGCAGCCTCGGCGAGGTTGCGCATGATGGGCGCTGTGTAAACGGTGGCATTGCGAGGAGGTTGGAGCATAAGTTGGGCAGGCCTGTCGATCAGTTGCCCCAGTGTATCTGAAGCGAGCGAATTCACGGGAGTGTCGCCTCAATCGGTCAAGAGGCGCCCTTGACGAATGGGTTCGCTACCAGTGACCTTGGCTAGCCAAAGGCCGGGTTGAGCAAACCGCAAGCGCTCACGGGCGTAGAGCACGCCATTCGTGGTGGCGCAAACTCGTGTATGGCGGTCAGTGATTGGATCGAAGACGTCAAACAGCGCGTCCCCTTTGTTTACCCGTGCACCCAATGGTTTCAGGAAAGAGACGACCCCCGCGTGTGGTGCATAAGCATACTGCGCGCCTGCAAATGGCGTAGCTTCACAGGACGAGGAGGGTACTTTGGGCCAGTCACCGCTGATCATCTTCAGGCCCCCCAAGTACGCCAGTATGGCTTCTGCGTGAACTTCGGCCGCGACGTGACCGGTGTCCGCCATACCGCCCAGTTCTATGGTCGTGGCCGTGCAGGCTATCGGAATGGCAGCGTCTGGAAATTGCTTGGCCAACTGGAGCCAAGGGGTGGAGCATGCTTCGTCGAAGGAATCGCCGCCGGCTGATTCGGCCAGTAAAGCCGCACCGGCGCCGAGGCGGTTTGCCAATGGCTCAAGTGAGTCCCAAAGCTGTGGCAGGCTATAAAGCAGAAGAATGGACTCAAAGTCGCAATGCAGATCAAGCACCACATCCGCATCACAGGCGTGAGTCAACAAAAGGCGTTGCAACCCTTCAAGCGTTGAGTTCGCTTGAGGCAGCTCGTTCAGCACTTCGTGCATGGCTGCCCTGATGACCTCCACATTATCCTTGGCCTTGCCGTTCAGGCGCCCGCTAACCCGCGTAGCCACCGCTTCCCCGAGTGACGGGAAATCCCGATTGAAATTTTTGCCGCTGGCAAAGTCGAATCGACCCTGATGAGTGGCTTGAAACATCTGTGACAGCCCTATGGGATTGGCCACCGGAACCAGTTCAATCGTCGCGTTCAGCCGACCCTCTTGCTCCAGCTCGCGCAAGCGCTTTTTCAGCTCGACCGCAACGCGCATACCTGGCAACTCATCCGCGTGCAGCGATGCCTGAATGTAGGCTTTGCGAGGTCCGCTACCAAAACGAAAAACTGACAGACGTCGCTCGATACCCGGGCTGCCCCAGGGCAGCAAGTGCTCAATGTGTTCCATGGAGAGTTCCTGAAGAAAACAAGCAGGAGTCGCAGAATCACAACTCCTGCGCAAGTGATCAGCCGCCGTAGATGTCGTAGTTGAAATACTTGTTCTGAATCTTTTGGTAAGTGCCGTCTGCGCGAACGGCGTCGATAGCGGCATTGAGTTTTTCAGCGGTCGCGGAATCGCTTTTGCGTACTGCAATACCAGCGCCGTTGCCAAAGTATTTTTTGTCGGTGAAGTCGGGGCCTACCAATGCGAAGCCCTTGCCAGCGTCAGTCTTGATGAAGCCTTCATCGATGTTGACGATGTCGGCAAGGGTGGCATCCAGGCGACCGGACGCCAGGTCCAGGAACGCTTCACCTTGGGAGCCGTAGCGCACGACTTCAATACCCGCCGCGGCGAATTTGTCACTGGCATAGCGATCGTAGGTTGACGCGCGCTGAACGCCTACTCGCTTGCCTTTGAGGTCAACCAGCGGATCGTTGATGACGGTGCCGGCCTTCATCGCCAGTTTGCCGGGGGTGTGATAGTACTTTTTGCTGAAATCGACCGATTTAAGGCGGTCGGGCGTGATCGACATGGAGGAGAGGATAGCGTCGATCTTGCGAACCTTCAGTGATGGAATCAATCCGTCGAACTGCTGTTCCGTCCATACGCATTTGACCGCCATTTTCTCGCACAGCGCATTGCCAATGTCGTAGTCGAAACCGGTGATCGCGCCGTCTGCTGTCTTGGACGCGAAGGGCGGATAGGCCGCTTCGATACCTATGCGCAGTGTCTGTTCTTCTGCCATAGCGAATGCGCTCATGG is drawn from Pseudomonas sp. 31-12 and contains these coding sequences:
- a CDS encoding succinylglutamate desuccinylase/aspartoacylase family protein, which gives rise to MEHIEHLLPWGSPGIERRLSVFRFGSGPRKAYIQASLHADELPGMRVAVELKKRLRELEQEGRLNATIELVPVANPIGLSQMFQATHQGRFDFASGKNFNRDFPSLGEAVATRVSGRLNGKAKDNVEVIRAAMHEVLNELPQANSTLEGLQRLLLTHACDADVVLDLHCDFESILLLYSLPQLWDSLEPLANRLGAGAALLAESAGGDSFDEACSTPWLQLAKQFPDAAIPIACTATTIELGGMADTGHVAAEVHAEAILAYLGGLKMISGDWPKVPSSSCEATPFAGAQYAYAPHAGVVSFLKPLGARVNKGDALFDVFDPITDRHTRVCATTNGVLYARERLRFAQPGLWLAKVTGSEPIRQGRLLTD
- a CDS encoding ABC transporter substrate-binding protein, which encodes MKTITLLGAVALTAMSAMSAFAMAEEQTLRIGIEAAYPPFASKTADGAITGFDYDIGNALCEKMAVKCVWTEQQFDGLIPSLKVRKIDAILSSMSITPDRLKSVDFSKKYYHTPGKLAMKAGTVINDPLVDLKGKRVGVQRASTYDRYASDKFAAAGIEVVRYGSQGEAFLDLASGRLDATLADIVNIDEGFIKTDAGKGFALVGPDFTDKKYFGNGAGIAVRKSDSATAEKLNAAIDAVRADGTYQKIQNKYFNYDIYGG
- a CDS encoding MurR/RpiR family transcriptional regulator, with product MLQPPRNATVYTAPIMRNLAEAAPDLQPSLRKVADFILRHPLKAATLTIEELAQESLTSPAAVNRLARAIGLKGYTQLKVELVATLQDMVSPVDKLRNEMAHRPSGEFGLTEQLQIATSNLSTTNTNNPSEMFEAFVSALIQARKIYILGFGNSAYMAGLAASNLIPFIADAQAISMEGGNENAAYRLASITPADVLLAISLPRYSQDTLQLARFAKERGASVLAITDSPASPLANICHHTLFAAANHPVLISSNSAVLALIEGLVAAVMTRNKEAVTLSAELTESVLSYLHVSSNNKPGTKKRPLTR